The proteins below come from a single Papaver somniferum cultivar HN1 chromosome 11, ASM357369v1, whole genome shotgun sequence genomic window:
- the LOC113323264 gene encoding chlorophyll synthase, chloroplastic-like yields MAIILNNKISLTTSLDDKSDRLAQSTVVFRPVSISLIRRRRKFIVRGGASETEATKDKSVESEKVSGSSINQLLGIKGAAKETNIWKVRLQLTKPVTWPPLVCGVAVGVAASGNFQWSVEDVAKSIVCMIMSGPCLTGYCQTLNDWYDRDIDAINEPYRPIPSGIISKNQVIGQIWFLLIGGLGLARLLDVWAGHDVPVVFYLALVGSLVSYLYSAPPFKLKKNGWIGNSAMGVSYISLPWWAGQALFGTLKADIIILTLLYSLAGMGAAIVNDFKSIEGDTALGLQSIPVAFGIDTAKWICVGAIDVTQITVVGYLLGAGKPYHALALLGLLVPQVLFQFLYILKDPIKYDVLYQASAQPFLVMGLLVTALAVNGH; encoded by the exons ATGGCAATAATACTGAATAATAAAATCTCACTAACAACATCTTTAGATGATAAATCAGATCGTCTTGCTCAATCAACAGTAGTTTTCAGACCTGTTTCCATTTCTCTAATCAGAA GAAGAAGGAAATTTATAGTTCGAGGAGGAGCTTCTGAAACTGAAGCTACTAAAG ATAAATCGGTAGAATCGGAAAAAGTGTCTGGTTCGAGCATTAATCAGCTACTTGGGATTAAAGGAGCAGCCAAAGAAACT AATATATGGAAGGTTCGACTTCAACTCACAAAGCCTGTTACTTGGCCTCCTTTGGTCTGTGGAGTAGCTGTTGGAGTTGCTGCTTCTG GAAACTTTCAATGGAGTGTAGAAGATGTTGCTAAATCAATTGTTTGCATGATAATGTCTGGTCCATGTCTTACGGGATACTGCCAG ACTCTGAATGACTGGTATGACAGAGATATTGATGCAATAAATGAACCCTATCGTCCGATTCCTTCTGGTATTATATCCAAAAACCAG GTCATAGGACAGATTTGGTTTCTACTAATAGGGGGGCTCGGGTTGGCTCGTTTGTTAGACGTGTGG gCAGGACATGATGTTCCTGTAGTTTTTTACTTAGCTCTGGTTGGATCCCTGGTGTCGTACCTATATTCGGCCCCTCCTTTTAAG CTCAAGAAAAACGGATGGATTGGAAATTCTGCTATGGGAGTGAGCTACATCAGTTTGCCATG GTGGGCTGGTCAGGCTTTATTTGGGACCCTAAAAGCTGACATAATCATCCTCACACTTTTGTACAGCTTAGCCGGG ATGGGTGCTGCTATTGTGAATGATTTCAAAAGCATCGAGGGGGATACAGCACTGGGACTACAG TCCATTCCTGTGGCATTTGGTATTGATACTGCCAAGTGGATCTGCGTTGGTGCGATTGACGTCACTCAGATAACTGTTGTTG GGTATCTGCTTGGCGCTGGTAAACCGTATCATGCCTTAGCGCTGCTTGGTTTGTTAGTACCACAAGTACTTTTTCAG TTTCTATACATACTGAAGGATCCAATTAAATACGATGTATTGTACCAG GCTAGTGCACAGCCGTTCTTGGTGATGGGCCTTCTGGTGACAGCATTAGCAGTGAACGGGCACTGA
- the LOC113325002 gene encoding protein SLE1-like — protein MSSEDRQELDARARQGETVVPGGTGGKSLEAQEHLAEGRSRGGQTRREQLGTEGYQEMGSKGGQTRKEQIGTEGYQEMGKKGGLSTMEQSGGERAEQEGIDIDESKYRTRSQPN, from the exons atgtcTTCGGAAGATAGGCAAGAACTTGACGCCAGGGCAAGGCAAGGAGAGACTGTTGTTCCTGGTGGTACAGGAGGAAAGAGTCTTGAAGCTCAGGAACATCTTGCTGAGG GGCGTAGCCGAGGAGGGCAAACAAGGAGGGAGCAGCTAGGGACTGAAGGTTACCAGGAGATGGGAAGCAAAGGAGGGCAGACGAGGAAGGAGCAGATCGGTACTGAAGGTTACCAGGAGATGGGAAAGAAAGGTGGGTTGAGCACCATGGAACAGTCTGGTGGTGAACGTGCGGAACAAGAAGGCATCGATATTGACGAGTCTAAGTACCGTACTCGAAGCCAGCCCAACTAA